A portion of the Marinobacter alexandrii genome contains these proteins:
- a CDS encoding ATP-binding protein — MEGQVILLVIVGTIAVMLMAFSVVFFVLLYRRKMLQSQLEMQEIKTKHQEEMLNATLRSQEAERNRLGTELHDSVGAMLSSIKLNVEVAKRKEGLISLDPVLGHLDETISQVRSISHQMMPIILKKYGLKHAIEDLFEKLLSENLKVSIKQWDDPSLTEQDSLMLFRIVQELLNNSIKHSSASEIDFSVSKSSDTIKIEYRDNGIGFPQDVLENSDGMGLLNIKNRSQVIQAKCFFSNDKEGGAKVNLVLPTSIG, encoded by the coding sequence GTGGAGGGACAAGTAATCTTACTCGTAATTGTTGGGACAATAGCAGTCATGCTAATGGCTTTTTCCGTTGTATTCTTTGTTCTTCTATACCGAAGAAAAATGCTTCAAAGTCAATTGGAGATGCAAGAAATAAAAACCAAGCATCAAGAAGAAATGCTCAACGCCACTTTGAGATCGCAGGAAGCAGAACGAAACCGCTTAGGAACTGAGCTTCACGATAGTGTGGGAGCTATGCTTTCTTCAATAAAATTGAATGTTGAGGTAGCTAAAAGAAAAGAAGGCCTAATATCTCTGGATCCTGTTTTAGGTCACCTGGATGAGACCATATCTCAAGTTAGAAGTATTTCACATCAGATGATGCCAATCATTTTGAAGAAATATGGACTAAAGCATGCGATTGAAGATCTTTTCGAAAAATTATTGTCAGAAAATTTGAAGGTTTCTATTAAGCAATGGGATGATCCTTCACTGACAGAACAGGACTCTCTTATGTTATTTAGGATAGTTCAAGAACTGCTCAATAATTCTATTAAACACTCCAGTGCTTCCGAAATTGATTTTTCAGTTTCTAAATCATCAGATACAATCAAAATAGAATATCGAGACAATGGAATTGGTTTCCCTCAAGATGTTTTAGAAAACAGTGATGGTATGGGGTTATTAAATATTAAAAATCGATCTCAGGTTATCCAGGCTAAGTGCTTTTTCAGCAACGATAAAGAAGGAGGAGCTAAAGTTAATTTGGTATTACCCACTTCGATTGGTTAA
- a CDS encoding response regulator transcription factor codes for MSERNQPEKLNILVTDDHTLFRRGTMMLLESFDEVGVVDDAENGKQAIEKLSENNFDLVLLDLEMPIMDGWETSKKIVSKFPEVKIVMISMHDSLQIISDLIEIGVHSYLLKNADPDEVHKAIISVINNDFYYNQLVSKALHKKIQKDGLDKGVARRADISPREIEILQLICQELTMREIGEKLFVSEQTVHTHRKNLMKKTKAKNAVGLVKFAFQNGIATI; via the coding sequence GTGAGCGAGAGAAATCAACCAGAGAAGCTAAATATTTTGGTCACTGATGACCATACTCTTTTTCGTCGAGGAACAATGATGCTACTTGAATCCTTTGATGAGGTAGGGGTAGTTGATGATGCAGAAAACGGAAAACAAGCAATCGAAAAACTTAGCGAAAATAATTTTGACTTGGTTCTTTTAGACCTGGAAATGCCAATAATGGACGGGTGGGAAACATCTAAAAAGATAGTATCGAAGTTTCCCGAAGTGAAGATCGTCATGATCTCGATGCACGATTCTCTTCAGATTATTTCCGACCTCATAGAAATTGGCGTTCATAGTTACTTGTTGAAGAATGCAGATCCAGATGAAGTCCACAAAGCAATCATTTCTGTCATAAATAATGACTTCTACTACAATCAACTGGTTTCAAAGGCACTTCACAAGAAAATACAAAAAGACGGATTAGATAAGGGTGTAGCTAGAAGAGCTGATATCAGTCCTAGAGAAATTGAGATACTCCAACTCATTTGTCAAGAACTTACCATGAGAGAAATCGGCGAGAAACTTTTTGTAAGTGAGCAGACTGTTCATACTCACCGTAAGAATCTAATGAAAAAAACAAAAGCTAAAAACGCTGTTGGCCTTGTAAAATTCGCTTTTCAAAACGGAATAGCCACCATTTAA
- a CDS encoding M28 family peptidase, whose product MKKILSLTFILSTLLSFSQTDKDLAEQSVDQNIIKSHIGFLASDELEGRDTPSRGLKVAAKYLESRFIEYGVQMAPGMESYFQPVAMKKVSPANTGTLILGNSEYKFQDDFFMLEGDNSNISGDFVFVNYGSDEDLEKTEIEGKIVVAICGDGESDSPQEWFGQSAEKRAKVSELGGLALVELYNSPQIPWNFLVRYFSGDQVVLDEGGEDEKTMTHLWMNRSGEDFNASGEKNASISISGSNIEKFNSQNIVGFVEGSDNKLKDEIIVYSAHYDHVGIGQADANGDSIYNGSRDNAVGTVTVLSAAQNFAKTPTKRSAMFVLFTGEEKGLLGSKAFVDNSPVDLSKIVYCFNSDNGGYNDTSKATIIGLTRTTAEEMIIEACEAFGLDAIEDPAPEQGLFDRSDNVRFAAKGIPAPTFSMGFTAFDDEITKYYHQAGDNPNTLDYVYLEKFFRSYVYACRMIGNAKKSPFWIKGDKYYEAGKELYK is encoded by the coding sequence ATGAAAAAAATTCTATCACTTACATTTATTCTCAGTACGCTCTTATCATTTTCCCAAACGGATAAAGATCTGGCTGAACAATCTGTTGATCAAAATATTATAAAAAGTCATATTGGTTTTCTAGCCTCTGATGAGTTGGAAGGAAGAGATACTCCTTCTCGCGGATTAAAAGTAGCTGCAAAATATCTTGAAAGTCGTTTCATTGAGTATGGAGTCCAAATGGCTCCTGGCATGGAGAGCTATTTTCAGCCAGTGGCCATGAAAAAAGTAAGCCCAGCCAATACAGGTACTTTAATTTTGGGCAATTCTGAATATAAGTTTCAGGACGATTTTTTTATGCTGGAAGGAGATAACTCGAATATTTCAGGAGATTTTGTTTTTGTGAACTATGGCTCTGATGAGGATTTAGAAAAAACGGAAATAGAGGGAAAGATCGTTGTTGCTATCTGTGGAGATGGAGAAAGTGATAGCCCACAAGAATGGTTTGGCCAGTCAGCTGAAAAACGAGCTAAGGTATCTGAGCTTGGGGGTCTCGCATTGGTAGAGCTATACAATTCACCTCAGATTCCATGGAACTTCCTTGTAAGGTATTTTTCTGGAGATCAAGTTGTTTTAGATGAAGGAGGAGAAGATGAAAAAACAATGACCCACCTGTGGATGAACAGGTCTGGAGAAGATTTTAATGCTTCAGGAGAAAAAAATGCATCTATTTCAATTTCAGGGTCGAATATCGAAAAATTCAACTCGCAGAATATTGTTGGGTTTGTAGAAGGTTCAGATAATAAGTTGAAAGACGAAATTATCGTGTACTCAGCTCACTATGACCATGTAGGAATAGGACAAGCAGATGCAAATGGTGACAGCATTTATAATGGGTCGAGAGACAATGCTGTGGGTACAGTTACGGTGCTATCAGCCGCTCAAAACTTTGCGAAAACCCCAACAAAAAGATCTGCTATGTTTGTTTTATTTACTGGAGAAGAAAAAGGACTACTTGGAAGCAAAGCCTTTGTTGATAATTCACCAGTAGACTTGAGTAAAATCGTTTATTGTTTTAACTCTGATAATGGAGGCTATAATGATACTTCTAAAGCAACAATTATTGGTTTAACAAGAACCACTGCAGAGGAAATGATCATAGAGGCTTGTGAGGCTTTTGGACTGGATGCAATTGAAGACCCTGCACCAGAACAAGGGTTGTTTGACAGGTCTGATAATGTGAGGTTTGCTGCAAAAGGAATTCCAGCACCGACATTTAGTATGGGATTTACTGCGTTCGATGATGAGATAACTAAATACTATCATCAAGCTGGAGATAATCCAAATACGCTAGATTATGTTTATCTCGAAAAATTCTTTAGAAGTTATGTGTATGCATGTCGTATGATTGGTAATGCTAAGAAGTCACCATTCTGGATTAAAGGAGATAAATACTATGAAGCGGGAAAAGAGCTTTACAAGTAA
- a CDS encoding acetyl-CoA C-acyltransferase, with protein sequence MNAYIVAGYRSAVGRAKKGGFRFYRPDDLAADVIKHLVGSVKDFDATRVDDLIVGNAIPEAEQGLQMGRYISLLSLPISVPGMIINRYCGSGLEAIHLACARVHSGTADCIIAGGTESMSLVPMMGYKAALNWKIAEKHPEYYLNMGLTAEEVANDFDISAEDSNQFAMESHQKAAKAIKDGKFKDEIVPITVEETYVGEDGKRHKKEFVVDTDECVRQETNMDTLAKLRPAFKQGGQVTAGNSSPTSDGAAFVMVMSEKMVKEHNLEPIARMVSYTAAGVDPRIMGIGPVEAVPKALKQAGIKQNDLDLIELNEAFAAQSLGVIRGLDLDTSKLNVNGGAIALGHPLGCTGAKLSISLFNEMRRRNGKYGMVTACVGGGQGVAGIYEFLN encoded by the coding sequence ATGAACGCATATATAGTAGCAGGATATAGATCGGCTGTGGGCAGAGCCAAAAAAGGAGGCTTTCGCTTCTATCGCCCAGATGATTTAGCAGCAGATGTTATCAAGCATCTGGTTGGATCAGTTAAAGATTTTGATGCCACACGAGTGGATGATTTAATTGTTGGCAATGCCATTCCAGAAGCAGAGCAAGGACTTCAAATGGGACGATACATTTCCTTATTGTCTTTACCTATTTCTGTTCCGGGAATGATTATCAACAGATACTGTGGATCAGGATTAGAAGCGATCCACTTGGCATGTGCAAGAGTACATTCTGGTACAGCAGATTGTATTATCGCAGGAGGAACCGAATCAATGTCTCTTGTTCCGATGATGGGATACAAAGCCGCGCTCAACTGGAAAATAGCAGAGAAACATCCAGAATATTATTTGAACATGGGTTTAACTGCTGAGGAAGTTGCCAATGATTTTGATATCTCGGCAGAAGATTCTAATCAATTTGCTATGGAATCTCATCAGAAAGCGGCAAAAGCGATTAAGGACGGGAAATTTAAAGATGAAATTGTTCCTATTACGGTAGAAGAGACTTACGTTGGTGAAGATGGAAAACGTCATAAAAAGGAATTTGTCGTAGATACAGATGAGTGTGTTAGGCAAGAAACAAATATGGATACACTTGCAAAACTTCGACCTGCTTTTAAACAAGGAGGGCAAGTGACGGCTGGAAACTCCTCGCCCACTTCAGATGGAGCAGCATTTGTTATGGTGATGAGTGAGAAAATGGTGAAAGAACATAATCTTGAGCCTATTGCACGCATGGTGAGCTATACCGCTGCTGGTGTTGATCCAAGAATAATGGGCATAGGTCCTGTTGAAGCCGTACCAAAAGCACTTAAGCAAGCAGGAATTAAACAAAATGACCTAGACCTAATCGAATTAAATGAGGCTTTTGCGGCTCAATCGCTCGGTGTTATTCGCGGGCTAGATTTAGATACGAGTAAATTGAATGTGAATGGAGGAGCAATAGCACTTGGTCATCCACTTGGATGTACAGGAGCAAAACTTTCCATTTCGCTTTTCAACGAGATGAGAAGAAGAAACGGAAAATATGGTATGGTGACAGCCTGTGTTGGAGGAGGCCAAGGAGTTGCTGGAATCTATGAATTCCTCAACTAG